From the Oleiphilus messinensis genome, one window contains:
- the trmB gene encoding tRNA (guanosine(46)-N7)-methyltransferase TrmB, with amino-acid sequence MTQDVDELKRRRIRSFVIRSGRMTTGQQKAYDQGWPEYGLTVDQGILDFEALFGRECPRVLEIGFGMGKSLAQMAAQEPDTGFVGVEVHPPGIGGLLLEMEQHNVSNVRMYCHDAVEVLEHCIPESSLDRVQLFFPDPWHKKRHHKRRLVQPKFVDLIRTRLKVGGVFHMATDWENYAEHMMKVMSAAPGYQNVMDAGQYAPRPDSRPVTKFEKRGERLGHGVWDLLFKRTD; translated from the coding sequence ATGACACAAGATGTAGATGAATTAAAACGCAGACGTATCCGCAGCTTTGTAATTCGAAGTGGCCGGATGACCACAGGACAGCAGAAAGCTTACGATCAGGGTTGGCCAGAATACGGCCTGACGGTGGATCAAGGGATTCTGGATTTTGAAGCACTGTTTGGCCGTGAATGTCCACGTGTGCTGGAAATCGGGTTTGGCATGGGTAAATCGCTGGCGCAAATGGCTGCACAGGAACCGGACACCGGGTTCGTCGGAGTAGAAGTACATCCCCCCGGGATAGGTGGACTGTTGTTGGAGATGGAGCAACATAACGTCAGTAATGTACGCATGTATTGCCATGATGCAGTGGAAGTGCTGGAACATTGTATTCCAGAGTCGAGTCTGGATCGCGTGCAGCTGTTTTTTCCCGATCCATGGCATAAAAAGCGGCACCATAAGCGCAGATTGGTGCAACCAAAATTCGTTGATCTGATCCGTACTCGCCTGAAAGTCGGTGGCGTTTTTCACATGGCGACAGACTGGGAAAACTATGCCGAGCATATGATGAAGGTAATGTCAGCTGCACCGGGGTACCAGAATGTAATGGATGCAGGTCAGTATGCCCCCAGGCCAGATAGCCGACCGGTCACCAAATTTGAAAAGCGTGGAGAGCGCTTGGGGCACGGTGTTTGGGATTTGCTTTTTAAACGTACCGATTAG
- a CDS encoding ABC transporter ATP-binding protein, with amino-acid sequence MSNAYLSLEQVSIEFPTPNGPFKALDNVNLKIDKGEFISLIGHSGCGKSTVLNIVAGLYQATQGGVILDGKEVNEPGPERAVVFQNHSLFPWLTCYENVRLAIDTVFKKTMTKQERHDWTLHNLELVHMNHAKNKRPAEISGGMKQRIGIARALAMKPKMLLMDEPFGALDALTRSHLQDSLMEIQAELNNTVIMITHDVDEAVLLSDRIVMMTNGPAATVGEILNIDLERPRNRLSLADDATYNHYRAEVLTFLHERHAKPEAA; translated from the coding sequence ATGAGCAATGCGTACTTGAGCCTTGAACAGGTTTCTATCGAATTCCCAACACCAAATGGCCCTTTTAAAGCCCTGGATAACGTTAATTTGAAAATTGACAAAGGCGAGTTTATCTCTTTGATCGGTCACTCAGGCTGTGGTAAGTCGACCGTGCTAAACATCGTCGCGGGACTGTATCAGGCCACCCAGGGGGGCGTCATCCTCGATGGGAAGGAAGTAAATGAACCCGGCCCTGAACGCGCGGTCGTGTTCCAGAATCACTCCCTGTTTCCCTGGCTGACCTGTTATGAAAATGTGCGATTGGCAATCGATACGGTATTCAAAAAAACCATGACAAAGCAGGAGCGCCACGACTGGACCCTGCACAACCTTGAATTGGTGCACATGAATCATGCAAAAAACAAACGACCTGCAGAAATCTCCGGCGGTATGAAGCAGCGTATCGGTATTGCCCGGGCATTGGCGATGAAGCCTAAAATGCTCCTGATGGATGAGCCTTTCGGCGCACTGGATGCATTAACCCGATCCCATTTGCAAGACTCCCTAATGGAAATCCAGGCAGAACTCAACAATACCGTAATCATGATTACCCATGATGTCGATGAGGCGGTTCTGTTATCTGATCGAATTGTCATGATGACCAACGGCCCAGCGGCAACGGTTGGAGAAATCTTGAACATCGATCTGGAGCGTCCGAGAAATCGCTTGAGTCTGGCTGATGATGCAACCTATAACCACTATCGTGCTGAAGTGCTGACGTTCCTCCACGAACGCCACGCCAAACCCGAAGCGGCATAA
- a CDS encoding NAD-dependent epimerase/dehydratase family protein, giving the protein MSKIVVTGVTGFVGRYLVDVLLDRLNQGALTGVENVTGLVRGREPSRSGSAPVGRSGYTIEAIGQYLEPSQRFEGVKAVLHLAGRAHQLKEGHRDLLPVYWQDNVALTLSLATQAAKAGVQRFVFVSTIKVLGDMSQDPFTATQPVNPPDTYSMSKWMAERELMRLGRRTGMEIVIVRPPLVYGPGVKGNLAALIRLLQSGIPVPLAGINNRRDMISVANLCDLLVSCLDHPNAKDRTFLCSDGAALSTEQLYRMLATTLELPCKVWTLPDLTWQGLGRLPLASEKVLRLRGNLEIDMHDTQQALCWMPIQSTREGIAEMCASVNPGK; this is encoded by the coding sequence ATGTCAAAGATTGTTGTAACGGGTGTTACGGGTTTTGTTGGCCGTTACTTAGTGGATGTTCTGCTGGACAGGCTGAACCAAGGTGCACTGACCGGAGTGGAGAATGTCACCGGTTTGGTAAGAGGTCGGGAGCCTTCCCGAAGCGGGTCTGCGCCTGTAGGGCGAAGCGGATACACAATTGAAGCGATTGGCCAGTATCTGGAGCCGTCACAGCGGTTCGAGGGGGTTAAGGCCGTGCTGCATCTGGCGGGTCGAGCGCATCAACTTAAGGAAGGTCACCGGGATTTATTGCCCGTATACTGGCAGGATAATGTTGCACTTACCCTGTCCCTGGCAACTCAGGCGGCGAAAGCGGGTGTACAGCGATTTGTTTTCGTGAGCACGATAAAAGTGCTGGGTGACATGAGTCAGGATCCCTTTACTGCCACGCAGCCAGTCAATCCGCCAGATACCTACAGTATGAGCAAATGGATGGCTGAGCGGGAGCTGATGCGTTTGGGGCGGCGCACCGGGATGGAGATTGTTATTGTTCGTCCCCCTTTGGTATACGGGCCCGGCGTTAAAGGAAATCTCGCTGCACTGATACGGCTCTTGCAATCGGGTATACCTGTACCACTCGCAGGCATCAACAATAGGCGAGATATGATCAGCGTCGCGAACTTATGTGACCTGCTGGTTAGTTGTCTTGATCACCCGAATGCAAAAGACCGCACTTTCCTCTGTTCCGATGGTGCAGCATTGTCAACTGAACAGCTCTACCGGATGCTTGCGACGACGCTTGAATTACCCTGTAAAGTTTGGACCCTGCCGGACTTGACCTGGCAAGGCCTGGGGCGGCTGCCACTTGCGAGTGAAAAAGTATTGAGGCTGAGGGGAAATTTGGAAATAGATATGCACGATACTCAACAAGCATTGTGCTGGATGCCGATTCAGTCTACTCGGGAGGGGATTGCCGAAATGTGCGCTTCAGTTAATCCAGGAAAATGA
- a CDS encoding CmpA/NrtA family ABC transporter substrate-binding protein, giving the protein MAKFTHWLNRPGKKQKLAKALGLISAITFGAASQTAMAVEDIEKEDLKFGFIKLTDMAPLAIAKEKGFFEEEGLFVELEAQANWKVLLDRVITGELDGAHMLAGQPLGATIGFGTQAHIITAFSMDLNGNGITVSNSVWDEMKKHIPHKDGKPVHPIKADALKPVIEKYKDEGKPFNMGMVFPVSTHNYELRYWLAAGGIHPGYYAPHKGDTSGKIDAEALLSVTPPPQMPATLEAGTIYGYCVGEPWNQQAVFKGIGVPVITDYEIWKDNPEKVFGVSKKWADEYPNTHIAVVKAMIRAAKWLDDKNNANRPEAVKILSKPYYVGADYDVIANSMTGTFEYEKGDKREVPDFNVFFRYNATYPYYSDAIWYLTQMRRWGQISEAKPDTWYMDIAKKVYRPDIYAQAAKELIAEGKIPASEFPDFATETGFKPPQKEFIDNVTYDGSKPNEYLGKFKIGLKGNDKI; this is encoded by the coding sequence ATGGCAAAGTTCACTCATTGGCTAAACCGCCCGGGCAAAAAACAAAAACTGGCTAAGGCGCTTGGCTTGATTTCCGCCATCACTTTTGGTGCGGCAAGTCAGACCGCAATGGCTGTAGAGGACATTGAGAAAGAAGACCTGAAATTTGGTTTTATCAAACTGACCGACATGGCTCCACTTGCTATTGCCAAAGAAAAAGGCTTTTTTGAAGAAGAAGGCCTGTTCGTTGAACTGGAAGCGCAGGCGAACTGGAAAGTACTGCTGGATCGCGTTATAACGGGTGAGCTTGACGGCGCGCACATGCTGGCCGGTCAACCTCTCGGTGCAACCATCGGATTTGGCACCCAGGCTCACATCATCACCGCCTTTAGTATGGATTTGAACGGTAACGGCATCACCGTATCCAATTCAGTCTGGGATGAAATGAAAAAGCACATCCCGCACAAAGACGGCAAGCCCGTTCACCCCATCAAAGCAGATGCTTTGAAGCCGGTAATCGAAAAATACAAAGATGAGGGCAAGCCGTTCAATATGGGCATGGTTTTCCCGGTATCCACCCACAACTATGAATTGCGCTACTGGCTCGCCGCAGGCGGCATTCACCCAGGCTACTATGCACCACATAAAGGCGATACTTCCGGCAAGATCGATGCAGAAGCGCTGCTGTCCGTAACACCACCACCACAAATGCCTGCAACGTTGGAAGCAGGGACCATCTACGGCTACTGCGTGGGTGAACCCTGGAACCAGCAAGCGGTATTCAAAGGCATCGGTGTTCCGGTCATTACAGATTATGAAATCTGGAAGGACAATCCGGAAAAAGTATTTGGTGTGAGCAAAAAATGGGCAGATGAATACCCCAACACCCATATCGCAGTGGTCAAAGCCATGATCAGAGCAGCCAAGTGGCTGGATGATAAAAACAACGCAAACCGGCCAGAAGCGGTGAAAATTCTTTCCAAACCTTACTACGTGGGTGCCGACTATGACGTTATCGCCAACAGTATGACAGGTACGTTTGAATACGAAAAAGGCGACAAGCGTGAAGTCCCTGACTTTAACGTCTTCTTCCGCTACAACGCCACCTACCCATACTACAGTGATGCAATCTGGTACCTGACCCAAATGCGTCGCTGGGGCCAAATCTCCGAAGCGAAGCCTGATACCTGGTACATGGATATCGCGAAAAAAGTATATCGTCCCGATATCTACGCACAAGCGGCGAAAGAACTGATTGCTGAAGGCAAAATTCCGGCCAGTGAATTCCCCGATTTCGCAACCGAAACAGGCTTTAAACCACCTCAAAAAGAATTTATCGACAACGTTACTTACGATGGTAGCAAACCAAATGAATACCTGGGTAAATTCAAAATTGGCCTGAAAGGTAACGACAAAATATAA
- a CDS encoding ABC transporter permease, whose protein sequence is MATRIISMFESIGFSWFTPIIRLLIGENPKEQLMVMLKQIGIPVAAFFAFLFLWHVGAQSVDTSLGKLPGPVQVAEQSQTLWAEHREERAKEAAFYERQEERNAKKLAKNPEAEVKWRDYRGRPTYVDQIWTSLYTVFTGFILASLIAIPVGIICGLNQSAYSALNPLIQIFKPVSPLAWLPIVTMVVSALYVSDDPIFEKSFLTSAVTVTLCCLWPTLINTAVGVSSISSDLINVSRVLRLNNAQKIVKIVLPSSIPMIFTGLRLSLGVGWMVLIAAEMLAQNPGLGKFVWDEFQNGSSNSLGRIMVAVLTIGLIGFVLDRLMLSLQRWVSWDKSADLR, encoded by the coding sequence ATGGCAACACGGATCATCTCAATGTTCGAGAGTATCGGATTCTCCTGGTTTACCCCGATTATCCGGCTTCTGATTGGCGAAAACCCGAAAGAGCAGTTAATGGTCATGTTAAAACAAATTGGAATTCCCGTCGCTGCATTCTTTGCATTCCTATTCCTTTGGCACGTTGGTGCTCAAAGCGTTGACACCAGCCTGGGTAAATTGCCAGGCCCGGTTCAAGTGGCAGAACAAAGTCAGACTTTATGGGCTGAGCACCGGGAAGAACGGGCGAAAGAAGCGGCCTTTTACGAGCGACAGGAAGAACGCAATGCCAAAAAACTGGCCAAAAATCCAGAAGCTGAGGTCAAATGGCGTGATTATCGTGGTCGCCCCACATACGTGGATCAAATCTGGACCAGTCTCTACACCGTTTTCACGGGCTTCATTCTGGCGAGCCTGATTGCCATCCCTGTTGGTATCATCTGTGGACTCAATCAATCAGCCTACTCTGCATTGAATCCATTAATTCAAATTTTCAAACCAGTCTCCCCCCTGGCCTGGTTGCCAATCGTAACCATGGTTGTCAGCGCACTTTATGTGAGTGATGACCCCATATTCGAAAAATCGTTTCTAACCTCAGCGGTTACGGTAACGCTATGTTGTCTCTGGCCGACATTGATCAACACCGCAGTGGGCGTGTCATCCATTAGTTCAGATCTGATCAATGTAAGCCGCGTATTACGCCTGAACAATGCACAGAAAATTGTGAAAATCGTACTACCGTCCTCAATTCCCATGATATTCACCGGTTTACGCCTGTCGCTGGGTGTAGGTTGGATGGTACTGATTGCCGCTGAAATGCTGGCCCAAAACCCGGGTCTCGGTAAGTTTGTGTGGGATGAGTTCCAAAATGGCAGCTCGAATTCACTGGGCAGAATAATGGTCGCCGTTTTAACCATTGGCTTAATCGGCTTTGTACTGGATCGTTTGATGTTGAGTCTGCAACGCTGGGTGTCCTGGGACAAATCAGCAGATTTACGCTAA